The proteins below are encoded in one region of Apium graveolens cultivar Ventura chromosome 4, ASM990537v1, whole genome shotgun sequence:
- the LOC141719361 gene encoding uncharacterized protein LOC141719361, translating into MRCGAERTSGSDMRRRTEENSVRVTNLSEDTCEADLNELCHNIGLVTRTYISTDQRTCVCMGFGFVNFLNREDAEKAIKVLNWYGYDNLILHVEWAASRTN; encoded by the coding sequence ATGCGGTGTGGGGCAGAGAGGACCAGTGGTTCAGATATGAGGCGCAGGACTGAAGAGAATTCTGTCCGAGTCACAAACTTATCAGAAGACACCTGTGAGGCTGACTTGAATGAGTTGTGTCATAATATTGGTCTTGTCACTCGCACCTACATTTCCACTGACCAGAGGACATGTGTATGCATGGGTTTCGGTTTTGTTAATTTTCTTAACAGGGAGGATGCTGAGAAAGCTATCAAGGTACTCAATTGGTATGGTTATGACAACCTCATACTCCATGTCGAATGGGCAGCATCGAGGACAAACTAG